A stretch of the Rhizomicrobium sp. genome encodes the following:
- a CDS encoding PAS domain-containing sensor histidine kinase: MELARTDLPAAQPRPALASALLALAGGVLLGLVTTSAPRGEAWAGIAILTLLSTAIFALSRVSQGPDGRRPGRETSYRAFFEQSIEGIFRTSPDGRYIDANPALARIYGYPSPAALMSGLTNIADQLYVDPARRAQFQAQMQANDQVSAFESEIRRRDGTTIWISENARAVRDWTGRVVCYEGMVEDVTARYAAQRALREALARAEEANRSKSAFLAAMSHELKTPLNAVLGFSEIIKDEVLGPITPPTYRAYAGDIHASGTKLLAIISDVLDVARLSGGALTLQARPYPVAVLAEEAVTLARIATKDQREVRLEIAAGLPQVEADPQRLRQSLTNLLSNALKFTPEGGTVALRAWQEASGGVSLAVVDTGIGMDREKIAAALEPFRQLDGSLARRFEGAGLGLSIAKSLVELHGGALAIESAVGAGTTVTVALPPVRTIAHRALAS; the protein is encoded by the coding sequence GTGGAACTAGCCCGGACCGACCTGCCGGCGGCTCAGCCGCGGCCGGCGCTTGCCTCTGCCTTGCTGGCGCTGGCGGGCGGGGTTCTGCTCGGCCTGGTGACGACGAGCGCGCCCCGGGGCGAGGCCTGGGCCGGGATTGCGATCCTAACCCTTCTCAGCACCGCCATTTTCGCCCTCAGCCGCGTGTCGCAAGGCCCGGACGGGCGGCGGCCAGGGCGCGAAACGAGTTATCGGGCGTTTTTCGAGCAGTCCATCGAAGGGATTTTCCGGACCTCGCCGGACGGGCGCTATATCGACGCCAATCCGGCGCTGGCGCGGATTTATGGCTATCCGAGTCCTGCTGCGCTGATGTCCGGCCTCACCAATATCGCCGACCAGCTCTATGTCGATCCGGCCCGCCGGGCGCAGTTCCAGGCGCAGATGCAGGCGAACGATCAGGTCAGCGCCTTCGAATCCGAAATCCGCAGGCGTGATGGCACGACGATCTGGATATCGGAGAATGCCCGCGCCGTGCGCGACTGGACCGGACGCGTCGTTTGCTACGAGGGCATGGTGGAGGACGTGACGGCCCGCTACGCCGCGCAGCGCGCCCTGCGCGAAGCCCTGGCGCGGGCGGAGGAGGCGAACCGCTCCAAGAGCGCCTTCCTGGCCGCGATGAGCCACGAGCTGAAAACGCCGCTGAACGCGGTGCTGGGCTTTTCGGAGATCATCAAGGACGAAGTGCTGGGTCCGATCACGCCGCCCACCTATCGTGCCTATGCCGGCGACATCCATGCGAGCGGGACCAAGCTGCTGGCGATCATCTCGGACGTGCTGGACGTGGCGCGCCTGTCCGGCGGCGCATTGACGCTGCAGGCGCGGCCCTATCCGGTGGCAGTCCTGGCAGAAGAGGCCGTGACGCTGGCGCGGATCGCGACGAAGGATCAACGGGAAGTCCGCCTCGAGATTGCTGCCGGATTGCCGCAGGTCGAGGCCGACCCGCAGAGGCTGCGCCAAAGCCTCACCAATCTCCTGAGCAATGCGCTGAAGTTCACGCCGGAGGGGGGGACCGTGGCGCTACGGGCCTGGCAAGAGGCCTCGGGCGGCGTCTCACTGGCGGTGGTCGATACGGGAATCGGGATGGACCGCGAGAAGATCGCGGCGGCGCTGGAACCGTTCCGCCAGCTCGACGGCTCCCTGGCGCGGCGGTTCGAGGGCGCGGGGCTCGGGCTTTCCATCGCCAAGTCCCTGGTCGAGCTGCATGGCGGCGCGCTGGCCATCGAGAGCGCAGTCGGTGCCGGCACCACGGTGACCGTGGCTTTGCCGCCCGTCCGCACGATCGCACACCGGGCGCTTGCGAGCTGA
- a CDS encoding beta-ketoacyl-ACP synthase III, which yields MTALAVSGTGLYTPPNSISNDELVASFNTYVRAANAANAEAIAAGKMAALTESSAEFIVKASGIKARYVVDKAGVLDPAIMCPRIPERPNDQISVLAEMAVTAARDALKAADRTPADIDGVLVGASNMQRAYPAMAVEVQDALGIEGFGFDMNVACSSATFALQTAADMVANGHARAILVCNPEICSGHLNFRDRDSHFIFGDVATAFVVERRDTAQGGNSWEIVATRLKTKFSNNIRNNFGFLNRAAPEGVGQADKLFVQEGRKVFKEVVPMVAELITGHLADNGIAPASLKRLWLHQANLGMNEMIARRVLGRDPLPGEAPNILGEYANTSSAGSIIAFHKYSADLERGDTGLLCSFGAGYSAGSVILKKL from the coding sequence GTGACAGCGTTAGCCGTAAGCGGCACCGGCCTCTATACGCCGCCCAATTCGATCTCGAACGACGAGCTCGTGGCGTCGTTCAACACCTATGTCCGCGCCGCCAATGCGGCGAATGCCGAAGCCATCGCCGCCGGCAAAATGGCCGCCCTTACCGAATCGTCCGCCGAATTCATCGTCAAGGCGTCCGGCATCAAGGCGCGCTATGTCGTCGACAAGGCGGGCGTGCTCGATCCCGCGATCATGTGCCCCCGCATTCCCGAACGGCCCAATGACCAGATCTCGGTCCTCGCCGAGATGGCCGTGACCGCCGCCCGCGATGCGCTCAAAGCCGCCGACCGCACGCCGGCCGACATCGACGGCGTCCTGGTCGGCGCCTCCAATATGCAGCGCGCCTATCCCGCCATGGCGGTCGAGGTCCAGGACGCGCTGGGGATCGAGGGTTTCGGCTTCGACATGAACGTCGCCTGCTCGTCGGCGACCTTCGCACTGCAGACCGCCGCCGACATGGTCGCCAATGGCCATGCCCGTGCGATCCTGGTGTGCAATCCGGAGATCTGTTCGGGCCATCTCAACTTCCGCGACCGCGACAGCCATTTCATCTTCGGCGACGTCGCCACGGCCTTCGTGGTCGAGCGCCGCGATACGGCCCAAGGCGGCAATTCCTGGGAGATCGTCGCGACGCGGCTGAAGACAAAATTCTCCAACAACATCCGCAACAATTTCGGCTTCCTCAACCGCGCCGCGCCGGAAGGCGTCGGCCAGGCCGACAAGCTGTTCGTCCAGGAGGGCCGCAAGGTCTTCAAGGAAGTCGTACCGATGGTGGCGGAGCTGATCACCGGCCATCTGGCCGACAACGGCATCGCGCCGGCGTCGCTCAAGCGCCTGTGGCTGCACCAGGCCAATCTCGGGATGAACGAGATGATCGCCCGCCGCGTCCTGGGTCGCGATCCACTGCCGGGGGAAGCGCCGAACATCCTGGGCGAATATGCCAACACGTCGTCGGCCGGCTCGATCATCGCCTTCCACAAATACAGCGCCGACCTCGAACGCGGCGATACGGGCCTGCTCTGCTCCTTCGGCGCGGGCTATTCGGCCGGCAGCGTGATCTTGAAGAAGTTGTAG